A stretch of DNA from Pseudopipra pipra isolate bDixPip1 chromosome 1, bDixPip1.hap1, whole genome shotgun sequence:
CGTGTGCGTGTAGCGGGGTTTGTGCACGGACGGAAGGGCGGCCCGGGGAGGGGCCGTGCAAGGAGCGCGGTGCGAGCACCGATCCGTGCGCGCGTGCGGCTGTTCCCTGTGGGAGGAGGAAGCGGCATCCCGCCGGGTgccggccggggcgggcggcTGCGCGGTGCCGGGGGCGGCCCCTCCGGGGGGGGCGGGCACAGCGGAGCGGAGAGGAGCAGAGCGGAGCGCCGCCTCcccggggcgggccgggccgagccgagCCAGGGCGCTCGCTCGGGCCTTGCGTGCTCAGGCCTGGCCGCGCCGGGAGAAGGGCCTATGGAGGCGGGGAGCGGcagcggagcggcggcggggggcggcaTCGCCCTGCACGACTTCAGCgggcagctgggagagcagcGGGTGCACTTCCACGCCATGCGGCTGCGGGACTCGCTCTTCCTCTGGGTGGGCGCCGCGCCCGCCCTCGCCAGCCTGGCCGTGGCCATGTGCAGCCCCCGTGTGAGTGTCGCCGCCAGGGTTCCGGCTGCTCCCCCCCGGAGCCCTGCGGCCGTGGGGGGTGGCCCCGGCGCTCCCGACCCGCGCTGCCGGGACTAAGTCatgccctctgctctgctccgcTTGCAGGACAGCATCCCGGTGGCCGCCTCGCTCCTCGGGGACCCTTCCGACACcgcctcctcctgcctggcgCAGCGCTTGGGTAGGTGCGGGGGCGGGGGCTGCGCGCCCCAggcggggcgggcggaggggccGCCTCCCGCTGGGAACACGTGGGTCGGGCCCGGGCGGGGTGGGCGCAGAGGGATGCGGTGGATGCTGCCCCTGTCGCAGAGCCTCCACCGCTGCAGGTTGCGGCAGTTTCCATCCAGTCCTGCAC
This window harbors:
- the PSMG4 gene encoding proteasome assembly chaperone 4; translated protein: MEAGSGSGAAAGGGIALHDFSGQLGEQRVHFHAMRLRDSLFLWVGAAPALASLAVAMCSPRDSIPVAASLLGDPSDTASSCLAQRLASKTKKQIFVSYNLQNTDSNFTLLIENRIKEEMTAFPEKF